In Tumebacillus amylolyticus, the genomic stretch GCGGACGTCGCGGTGCCCGTTTTGGAGCCGGAGTCGGTCGTTTTGCCGCTGTCAGAGGAGGAGGAGCCGCAACCGACGAGTGCGAGAGCTGCAACAGACGAGACGAGAAGCAGGGAGAGTGCTTTTTTCCAAGATTTTTTCATGAGTGAGAAACCCCTTTCTAATGGTTGAGTCGGGAGAGGAATTGACGGGCGCGTTCTTCACGCGGGTTGGCGAAGAATTCGGCCGGTGTATTTTCCTCCAAGATCTGGCCTTGGTCCATAAATACGATGCGGTCCGCCACTTCGCGGGCAAAGCCCATTTCGTGCGTGACGCAAACCATCGTCATGCCTTCTTGAGCAAGCGATTTCATGACGTCGAGCACTTCGCCGACCATCTCCGGGTCGAGCGCGGAAGTCGGTTCGTCGAACAACATGATCTTCGGCTTCATCGCAAGCCCGCGCGCGATGGCGACGCGTTGTTGCTGACCGCCGGACAATTGGGACGGGAACGACTTGGCTTTGTCCGGGATGCCGACTTTGGTCAGGTACTTCATGGCGATCTCGGACGCTTCGCTCTTGCTCAGTCCGTTGACTTTGGTCGGTGCGAGCAAGATGTTGTCGAGAACGGTCATGTGCGGGTAGAGGTTGAAGTGCTGGAACACCATCCCGATGTCACGGCGAAGTTTGTTGATGTCGGTGGCTTTGTCGTTGACTTTGGTGCCGTTGACCACCAACTCGCCGCTCGTCACGGTCTCCAAACGGTTGATGCAACGCAGAAGCGTCGATTTGCCGGATCCGGACGGTCCGATGACGACGACGACTTCACCGGGTTTGATGTGCAAGTCGATGTCGCGCAGGACGTGGAATTGACCGTAGTGCTTGTTGATCTGCGAAAAATGAATCATGGTGTGTGTGACACCCCCTTGCATTTCCTGTCTAGAAAAATGACTGCATTAAGAATAGTGGCAATACTACGGCAACATACGCAAACCTACAGAAAACTATTTCGGAAGTTTTTCGTGGGTCTGGGAAAACTACGCAAAAACCCCTGCGGGGTGGGAGGAGGCGGTCTGTGATGAATTTGGTGGATCAGATGTATGAACTGTACAAAGACCAGTTGGTCGGCGACGAGGAAGACGCGATCATCATCGTTAGCGGAATTCTGGAAGACCTCGAACCCGAGCATATGTTGGAATGGATTCAGGGCATGTCCCGAATGGAGCTGTTCGAGATGCTCGGCAATTACTTGGTGGACAAGTTGAAAAACAAAATGGCGGAGGAAGGAATCGGCAAGCACAACGGGGACTTCCCGCACGACGGGGTGATCCATTGAGCGGCGGTGTGAAGCAGCGGGGACGGTTCATCCGCCGAAACGACGCGAACACGATCCAAGCGTCGGTGTCGCTCGCTGAGAAAAACGATCGGATGAAGCAAGGCGAGCGCGGAG encodes the following:
- a CDS encoding amino acid ABC transporter ATP-binding protein yields the protein MIHFSQINKHYGQFHVLRDIDLHIKPGEVVVVIGPSGSGKSTLLRCINRLETVTSGELVVNGTKVNDKATDINKLRRDIGMVFQHFNLYPHMTVLDNILLAPTKVNGLSKSEASEIAMKYLTKVGIPDKAKSFPSQLSGGQQQRVAIARGLAMKPKIMLFDEPTSALDPEMVGEVLDVMKSLAQEGMTMVCVTHEMGFAREVADRIVFMDQGQILEENTPAEFFANPREERARQFLSRLNH
- a CDS encoding DUF6154 family protein; protein product: MNLVDQMYELYKDQLVGDEEDAIIIVSGILEDLEPEHMLEWIQGMSRMELFEMLGNYLVDKLKNKMAEEGIGKHNGDFPHDGVIH